The nucleotide sequence GACGTCGACATCCTGGTGACCGAAGTGGGCCTGGCCGACCTGCGCGGCCTGGCCCCACGGGAGCGGGCACGCGTGATCATCGACAACTGCGTGCACCCGGACTATCGCGACGCGCTGAACGGCTACTTCACAGCAGCCTGCGCAATAGGCGGCCACACGCCACACATCCTGCGCGATGCCCTGAGTTGGCATATCAATCTGGAAGAAACCGGACATATGCTCAAGGCGTAATTGAAACAGAACCCGGCGGATGCCAATACAGTGGTATCCGCCTTGCCACGCCGACTCACCCCATGACAAAAACTGTACTGCTGTACCGGTCATTTCCTACAGAAACACCTTACTCAACCCCGCGAAAACACCTAAAACGCACCATTTAAGTGCCGACAGGTACGGTTTGTCCATTTTAGGACAGTACAGCCGCTATAAACAGTTAACTGGCCCCTCACAATACAGGTGAACTGTATCTAGAGAGTCTTGCGCCGGAGGAGGATCATTGGCATCAGTTAAACCACTACCTAATCCCGCCACAAGCGGAAGGATGTCATCATGGAACGTACACTCAGTTCCGAACTGTTCTTCGAAGAAAAAGCTGTAAACACCCAGGCTTCCCTGCCTCTGCGCGTTCTCGCCAACCTGATGTTGTGGCAGCGCCGCATCTCCAGCCGCCATCAACTGGCTCGTCTGGACTCGCGTCTGCTGGCTGATGC is from Pseudomonas mucidolens and encodes:
- a CDS encoding DUF1127 domain-containing protein, translated to MERTLSSELFFEEKAVNTQASLPLRVLANLMLWQRRISSRHQLARLDSRLLADAGISEAQRYEELSKPFWR